A segment of the Agrobacterium tumefaciens genome:
CTAGGACGGAGGCGGAAAGACAATATGTTTGAACAGATAGGTGCGGCGCTCACAGGAGCGCCGAACGGACGGGCACGCACACCCGTCAGAAGGCAGAGCCGCGCGCTCGGCCGATGCGAAGCCGTCTTCTGGCGGCGCACCAATCGCGAGGAAGTGCAGCGCATTCTTCTTGCTGCTAAGCGCTATGAACGGATCGAGCGCCAAGCCGGCGCGAGGAGCGGCCCCTTGGGTGCCGTCGCCATCGAGGTCCTGGAGCTGTTCGTCAATCTTGTCGATTACAAGACCGGCCGGCTGGAGCCATCGATCGACACGCTGATGCTCCGGCTCAAACGCTCGCGTGACGCAATCGTCCGCGCGCTGAAGAATCTTCGCACCCATGGTTTTCTGGATTGGCTGCGTCGATACGAGCCGACGGGCAATACGGGACGTGGCCCACAGGTTCAGCAAACCAGCAATGCCTATCGCCTCTCCCTTCCCGAACGCGCCAAGCGCTTCCTTGGCCGGTTCGGGATTGCCCCTCCCCTCCCCGACGACCATCTCCAGGCCATGGCGGCGCGAACGGCTGCCATTGAGGAGCATCGTGTTACCCTGGCGCTGGATGAACGCGCCCTATTCGACCTCGGCGACAATCCCCTGGGGCAAGCCCTCGCACGCCTTGGAAAATCAATAAAACAACGCGAGTCCGCCAGACAGACTGAATCCCTTCCTGGTTCTATAATATATAGACGGGAATAAGCGGACGCCGCTGTTCGGGCTTCTAACGAAGCCCTGCGGCGGTTCCGGCCCGCGCCTATTGCGGGCCGGTGCGGCACCCCCAGATGCAAAATCGCCGTCGACGAATGCGCGGAAAGGAAAAATGGCTCTTGAAAGGGGCGAAGGGGGTTGGCGGCAGAGCCAAATAATGCGAATATCAGATAAACGCACCGAGGTTATTAGATATGGAGACGGAAATGGCGACGCTTTCTTTCCCGGACACGATTGACGGCAAAGCCGTGAAAAATCTG
Coding sequences within it:
- a CDS encoding replication protein A produces the protein MFEQIGAALTGAPNGRARTPVRRQSRALGRCEAVFWRRTNREEVQRILLAAKRYERIERQAGARSGPLGAVAIEVLELFVNLVDYKTGRLEPSIDTLMLRLKRSRDAIVRALKNLRTHGFLDWLRRYEPTGNTGRGPQVQQTSNAYRLSLPERAKRFLGRFGIAPPLPDDHLQAMAARTAAIEEHRVTLALDERALFDLGDNPLGQALARLGKSIKQRESARQTESLPGSIIYRRE